One Bos indicus isolate NIAB-ARS_2022 breed Sahiwal x Tharparkar chromosome 22, NIAB-ARS_B.indTharparkar_mat_pri_1.0, whole genome shotgun sequence DNA window includes the following coding sequences:
- the USP19 gene encoding ubiquitin carboxyl-terminal hydrolase 19 isoform X5, with product MSGGASATGPRRGPPGLEEATSKKKQKDRANQESKDGDPRRGSAFTPREEQTKEDLGLDWRQSADEVIVKLRVGTGPLRLEEVDAAFTDTDCVLRLPDGRQWGGVFYAEIESSCTKVQARKGGLLQLSLPKKVPLLTWPSLLKPLGTQELVPGLRCQENGQEPSPVALEPGPEPRRAKQEARNQKRAQGRGEVGAGAGPGAQAGPSAKRAVHLRRGPEGEGPRDGPGPRGDAPQFLAEPATQAEAEEQLRVPPLTPQTCLLGSEENLALLTGKKAAAPRSDPVSPTVARSRDPEKDDCSKEEMAVATDAAALVDEPESTVNLAFVKNDSYEKGPDSVVVHVYVKEIHRDTSRVLFREQDFTLIFQTRDGNFLRLHPGCGPHTIFRWQVKLRNLIEPEQCTFCFTASRIDICLRKRQSQRWGGLEAPAARGAVGGAKVAVPTGPSPLDSAPPGGTPHPLTGQEEARAVEKEKPKARSEDTGLDGVATRTPVEHVAPKSEPHLASPKPTCMVPPMPHSPVSGDSVEEEEEEEKKVCLPGFTGLVNLGNTCFMNSVIQSLSNTRELRDFFHDRSFEAEINYNNPLGTGGRLAIGFAVLLRALWKGTHHAFQPSKLKAIVASKASQFTGYAQHDAQEFMAFLLDGLHEDLNRIQNKPYTETVDSDGRPDEVVAEEAWQRHKMRNDSFIVDLFQGQYKSKLVCPVCAKVSITFDPFLYLPVPLPQKQKVLPVFYFAREPHSKPIKFLVSVSKENSSASEVLDSLSQSVHVKPENLRLAEVIKNRFHRVFLPSHSLDTVSPSDTLLCFELLSPELAKERVVVLEVQQRPQVPSIPISKCAACQRKQQSEDEKLKRCTRCYRVGYCNQLCQKTHWPDHKGLCRPENIGYPFLVSVPASRLTYARLAQLLEGYARYSVSVFQPPFQPGRMALESQGPGCTTLLSTSSLEAGDSDRDPIQPPELQLVTPVAEGDTGASRAWASPDRGPVPSTSGISSEMVASGPVEVGALTVGERVSRPEAAVPGYQHPSEALSAHTPQFFIYRIDASNREQRLEDKGDVPLDLGDDCSLALVWRNNERLQEFVLVASKELECAEDPGSAGEAARAGHFTLDQCLNLFTRPEVLAPEEAWYCPQCKQHREASKQLLLWRLPNVLIVQLKRFSFRSFIWRDKINDLVEFPVRNLDLGKFCIGQKEEQLPSYDLYAVINHYGGMIGGHYTACARLPNDRSSQRSDVGWRLFDDSTVTTVDESQVVTRYAYVLFYRRRNSPVERPPRAGHSEHHPDLGPAAESAASQASRIWQELEAEEEPVPEGPAPLGPWGPQDWVGPPPRGPTTPDEGCLRYFVLGTVAALVALVLNVFYPLVSHSPWR from the exons ATGTCTGGTGGGGCCAGCGCTACAGGCCCAAGGAGAGGGCCCCCAGGACTGGAGGAGGCAACCAGTAAGAAAAAGCAGAAGGATCGAGCAAACCAGGAGAGCAAAGACGGCGATCCTAGGAGAG GGTCAGCATTCACTCCTCGGGAGGAGCAGACCAAAGAGG ACTTAGGGCTCGATTGGAGGCAGAGTGCTGATGAGGTGATTGTCAAGCTGCGCGTGGGAACCGGTCCCCTGCGGCTGGAGGAAGTTGACGCTGCTTTCACAGACACGGACTGTGTGCTGCGGCTCCCAG ATGGTCGGCAGTGGGGTGGTGTTTTCTATGCCGAGATAGAGAGTTCTTGCACCAAAGTGCAGGCTCGCAAAGGTGGCCTCCTGCAGCTGTCACTGCCCAAGAAGGTGCCTCTGCTTACGTGGCCCTCTCTGCTG AAACCTCTAGGGACCCAGGAGTTGGTGCCAGGGTTGCGGTGCCAGGAGAATGGGCAGGAGCCATCTCCCGTTGCCCTGGAGCCAGGCCCTGAGCCCCGGCGGGCTAAGCAGGAGGCCCGCAACCAGAAGCGGGCCCAGGGCCGTGGTGAGGTAGGCGCTGGGGCTGGTCCTGGGGCCCAGGCAGGGCCCAGCGCCAAGAGGGCCGTGCATCTCCGCAGAGGGCCAGAGGGGGAAGGGCCCAGAGATGGCCCTGGGCCTCGGGGTGATGCCCCCCAATTCCTGGCTGAGCCGGCCACCCAG GCTGAGGCTGAGGAACAGCTCCGTGTACCACCACTGACCCcccagacctgcctcctgggctCAGAGGAGAATCTAGCACTTTTGACAGGAAAGAAGGCAGCAGCCCCCAGGAGCGACCCAGTGTCCCCTACCGTGGCTCGGAGCAGAGACCCTGAGAAGGACGATTGTTCCAAGGAGGAGATGGCAGTGGCCACAGATGCTGCGGCCTTGGTGGATG AGCCCGAGTCCACGGTGAACCTGGCATTTGTCAAGAATGATTCGTACGAGAAGGGGCCGGACTCAGTGGTGGTGCACGTGTATGTGAAGGAAATCCACAGGGACACCTCTCGAGTGCTCTTCCGTGAGCAGGACTTCACGCTTATCTTCCAGAccag GGACGGAAACTTCCTGAGACTGCATCCGGGCTGTGGACCCCACACCATCTTCCGTTGGCAGGTGAAGCTCAG GAACCTGATCGAGCCCGAGCAGTGCACCTTCTGCTTCACGGCCTCGCGCATCGACATCTGCCTCCGCAAGCGGCAGAGCCAGCGCTGGGGGGGCCTGGAGGCCCCGGCTGCACGAG GTGCAGTGGGTGGTGCAAAGGTCGCCGTGCCGACAGGTCCATCCCCCCTGGATTCAGCCCCACCGGGAGGTACACCCCATCCCTTGACAGGCCAGGAGGAAGCCCGGGCCGTGGAGAAGGAGAAACCCAAGGCTCGATCTGAGGACACAGGCCTCGATGGGGTGGCCACCCGCACCCCCGTGGAGCATGTAGCCCCAAAGTCAGAGCCACACCTGGCGTCG CCCAAGCCCACATGTATGGTGCCTCCAATGCCCCACAGCCCGGTGAGTGGAGACAGcgtggaggaagaagaggaggaagagaagaaggtgtGTCTGCCAGGCTTCACCGGCCTCGTCAACTTAGGCAACACCTGCTTCATGAACAGTGTCATTCAGTCTCTGTCCAACACGCGGGAGCTGCGGGACTTCTTCCATG ACCGCTCCTTCGAGGCTGAGATCAACTACAACAACCCGCTGGGGACTGGTGGGCGTCTGGCCATCGGCTTTGCTGTGCTGCTCCGGGCGCTGTGGAAGGGCACCCACCATGCCTTCCAGCCCTCCAAGTTGAAG GCCATCGTGGCGAGCAAGGCCAGCCAGTTCACAGGCTACGCCCAGCACGATGCCCAGGAGTTCATGGCTTTCCTGCTGGATGGGCTGCACGAGGACTTGAACCGCATTCAGAATAAGCCCTACACGGAGACTGTGGACTCAGATGGGCGGCCTGATGAG GTGGTGGCTGAGGAAGCCTGGCAGCGGCACAAGATGAGGAACGACTCTTTCATCGTGGACCTGTTTCAGGGCCAGTACAAGTCGAAGCTGGTGTGCCCCGTGTGTGCAAAG GTCTCCATCACTTTTGACCCGTTCCTGTACCTGCCAGTGCCCTTGCCCCAGAAGCAAAAGGTTCTCCCTGTCTTCTATTTCGCCCGGGAGCCCCACAGCAAGCCCATCAAG TTTCTGGTGAGCGTCAGCAAAGAGAACTCCAGTGCGAGCGAAGTGTTGGACTCCCTATCTCAGAGTGTCCATGTGAAGCCTGAGAACCTGCGTCTGGCTGAG GTGATTAAGAATCGCTTCCACCGTGTGTTCCTGCCCTCCCACTCACTGGACACCGTGTCCCCGTCCGACACACTCCTCTGCTTCGAGTTGCTGTCCCCAGAGTTGGCCAAGGAGAGGGTGGTGGTGCTAGAGGTACAACAG CGCCCCCAGGTGCCCAGCATCCCCATCTCCAAGTGTGCAGCCTGCCAGCGGAAGCAGCAGTCAGAGGACGAGAAGCTGAAGCGCTGTACCCGGTGCTACCGCGTGGGCTACTGCAACCA GCTCTGTCAGAAAACCCACTGGCCTGACCACAAGGGCCTCTGCCGCCCCGAGAACATTGGCTACCCCTTCCTGGTCAGTGTCCCCGCCTCGCGCCTCACCTACGCCCGTCTTGCTCAGCTGCTAGAGGGCTATGCCCG GTACTCTGTGAGTGTGTTCCAGCCGCCCTTCCAGCCCGGCCGCATGGCCTTGGAGTCCCAGGGCCCTGGCTGCACCACGCTACTCTCCACTAGCTCCCTGGAGGCCGGGGACAGTGACAGGGACCCCATTCAGCCACCAGAGCTCCAGTTGGTGACCCCTGTGGCTGAGGGGGACACTGGGGCCTCCCGGGCATGGGCATCCCCTGATCGGGGCCCTGTGCCCAGCACCAGCGGCATTTCTTCTGAGATGGTGGCCAGTGGGCCTGTTGAAGTTGGCGCCTTGACTGTTGGTGAGAGGGTGTCCCGGCCTGAAG CTGCTGTGCCCGGGTACCAACACCCAAGTGAAGCCCTGAGTGCCCACACTCCACAGTTCTTCATCTACAGAATTGATGCGTCCAACCGAGAGCAGCGGCTAGAGGACAAAG GAGACGTCCCACTGGACCTGGGAGACGACTGCAGCCTGGCCCTGGTCTGGCGCAACAACGAGCGCCTGCAGGAGTTCGTGCTGGTGGCCTCCAAGGAGCTGGAGTGCGCCGAGGACCCTGGGTCTGCCGGTGAGGCTGCCCGTGCCGGCCACTTCACGCTGGACCAGTGCCTCAACCTCTTCACACGGCCGGAGGTGTTGGCACCCGAGGAGGCTTG GTACTGCCCGCAGTGCAAACAGCACCGCGAGGCCTCCAAGCAGCTGCTGCTGTGGCGCCTGCCCAACGTGCTCATCGTGCAGCTCAAGCGCTTCTCCTTCCGCAGCTTCATCTGGCGTGACAAGATCAACGACCTGGTGGAGTTTCCCGTCCG GAACCTGGACCTGGGCAAGTTCTGTATCGGTCAGAAAGAGGAGCAGCTGCCCAGCTACGACCTGTACGCCGTCATCAACCACTACGGGGGCATGATCGGCGGCCACTACACCGCCTGCGCACGCCTGCCCAATGACCGCAGCAGCCAGCGCAGCGACGTGG GCTGGCGCCTGTTCGACGACAGCACGGTGACAACGGTAGACGAGAGCCAGGTGGTGACGCGTTATGCCTATGTCCTCTTCTACCGCCGGCGGAACTCTCCCGTGGAGAGGCCCCCCCGGGCAGGTCACTCTGAGCACCACCCTGATCTGGGCCCTGCAGCTGAGTCAGCTGCCAGCCAG GCTTCCCGGATTTGGCAGGAGCTGGAGGCCGAGGAGGAGCCGGTACCCGAGGGGCCTGCACCTCTGGGTCCCTGGGGGCCCCAAGACTGGGTGGGCCCCCCGCCACGTGGCCCTACCACACCAGACGAGGGCTGTCTCCGATACTTTGTTCTGGGCACCGTGGCAGCTTTGGTGGCCCTTGTGCTCAACGTGTTCTATCCTCTGGTATCCCATAGCCCTTGGAGATGA
- the USP19 gene encoding ubiquitin carboxyl-terminal hydrolase 19 isoform X7: MSGGASATGPRRGPPGLEEATSKKKQKDRANQESKDGDPRRGSAFTPREEQTKEDLGLDWRQSADEVIVKLRVGTGPLRLEEVDAAFTDTDCVLRLPDGRQWGGVFYAEIESSCTKVQARKGGLLQLSLPKKVPLLTWPSLLKPLGTQELVPGLRCQENGQEPSPVALEPGPEPRRAKQEARNQKRAQGRGEVGAGAGPGAQAGPSAKRAVHLRRGPEGEGPRDGPGPRGDAPQFLAEPATQAEAEEQLRVPPLTPQTCLLGSEENLALLTGKKAAAPRSDPVSPTVARSRDPEKDDCSKEEMAVATDAAALVDEPESTVNLAFVKNDSYEKGPDSVVVHVYVKEIHRDTSRVLFREQDFTLIFQTRDGNFLRLHPGCGPHTIFRWQVKLRNLIEPEQCTFCFTASRIDICLRKRQSQRWGGLEAPAARVGGAKVAVPTGPSPLDSAPPGGTPHPLTGQEEARAVEKEKPKARSEDTGLDGVATRTPVEHVAPKSEPHLASPKPTCMVPPMPHSPVSGDSVEEEEEEEKKVCLPGFTGLVNLGNTCFMNSVIQSLSNTRELRDFFHDRSFEAEINYNNPLGTGGRLAIGFAVLLRALWKGTHHAFQPSKLKAIVASKASQFTGYAQHDAQEFMAFLLDGLHEDLNRIQNKPYTETVDSDGRPDEVVAEEAWQRHKMRNDSFIVDLFQGQYKSKLVCPVCAKVSITFDPFLYLPVPLPQKQKVLPVFYFAREPHSKPIKFLVSVSKENSSASEVLDSLSQSVHVKPENLRLAEVIKNRFHRVFLPSHSLDTVSPSDTLLCFELLSPELAKERVVVLEVQQRPQVPSIPISKCAACQRKQQSEDEKLKRCTRCYRVGYCNQLCQKTHWPDHKGLCRPENIGYPFLVSVPASRLTYARLAQLLEGYARYSVSVFQPPFQPGRMALESQGPGCTTLLSTSSLEAGDSDRDPIQPPELQLVTPVAEGDTGASRAWASPDRGPVPSTSGISSEMVASGPVEVGALTVGERVSRPEAAVPGYQHPSEALSAHTPQFFIYRIDASNREQRLEDKGDVPLDLGDDCSLALVWRNNERLQEFVLVASKELECAEDPGSAGEAARAGHFTLDQCLNLFTRPEVLAPEEAWYCPQCKQHREASKQLLLWRLPNVLIVQLKRFSFRSFIWRDKINDLVEFPVRNLDLGKFCIGQKEEQLPSYDLYAVINHYGGMIGGHYTACARLPNDRSSQRSDVGWRLFDDSTVTTVDESQVVTRYAYVLFYRRRNSPVERPPRAGHSEHHPDLGPAAESAASQASRIWQELEAEEEPVPEGPAPLGPWGPQDWVGPPPRGPTTPDEGCLRYFVLGTVAALVALVLNVFYPLVSHSPWR, from the exons ATGTCTGGTGGGGCCAGCGCTACAGGCCCAAGGAGAGGGCCCCCAGGACTGGAGGAGGCAACCAGTAAGAAAAAGCAGAAGGATCGAGCAAACCAGGAGAGCAAAGACGGCGATCCTAGGAGAG GGTCAGCATTCACTCCTCGGGAGGAGCAGACCAAAGAGG ACTTAGGGCTCGATTGGAGGCAGAGTGCTGATGAGGTGATTGTCAAGCTGCGCGTGGGAACCGGTCCCCTGCGGCTGGAGGAAGTTGACGCTGCTTTCACAGACACGGACTGTGTGCTGCGGCTCCCAG ATGGTCGGCAGTGGGGTGGTGTTTTCTATGCCGAGATAGAGAGTTCTTGCACCAAAGTGCAGGCTCGCAAAGGTGGCCTCCTGCAGCTGTCACTGCCCAAGAAGGTGCCTCTGCTTACGTGGCCCTCTCTGCTG AAACCTCTAGGGACCCAGGAGTTGGTGCCAGGGTTGCGGTGCCAGGAGAATGGGCAGGAGCCATCTCCCGTTGCCCTGGAGCCAGGCCCTGAGCCCCGGCGGGCTAAGCAGGAGGCCCGCAACCAGAAGCGGGCCCAGGGCCGTGGTGAGGTAGGCGCTGGGGCTGGTCCTGGGGCCCAGGCAGGGCCCAGCGCCAAGAGGGCCGTGCATCTCCGCAGAGGGCCAGAGGGGGAAGGGCCCAGAGATGGCCCTGGGCCTCGGGGTGATGCCCCCCAATTCCTGGCTGAGCCGGCCACCCAG GCTGAGGCTGAGGAACAGCTCCGTGTACCACCACTGACCCcccagacctgcctcctgggctCAGAGGAGAATCTAGCACTTTTGACAGGAAAGAAGGCAGCAGCCCCCAGGAGCGACCCAGTGTCCCCTACCGTGGCTCGGAGCAGAGACCCTGAGAAGGACGATTGTTCCAAGGAGGAGATGGCAGTGGCCACAGATGCTGCGGCCTTGGTGGATG AGCCCGAGTCCACGGTGAACCTGGCATTTGTCAAGAATGATTCGTACGAGAAGGGGCCGGACTCAGTGGTGGTGCACGTGTATGTGAAGGAAATCCACAGGGACACCTCTCGAGTGCTCTTCCGTGAGCAGGACTTCACGCTTATCTTCCAGAccag GGACGGAAACTTCCTGAGACTGCATCCGGGCTGTGGACCCCACACCATCTTCCGTTGGCAGGTGAAGCTCAG GAACCTGATCGAGCCCGAGCAGTGCACCTTCTGCTTCACGGCCTCGCGCATCGACATCTGCCTCCGCAAGCGGCAGAGCCAGCGCTGGGGGGGCCTGGAGGCCCCGGCTGCACGAG TGGGTGGTGCAAAGGTCGCCGTGCCGACAGGTCCATCCCCCCTGGATTCAGCCCCACCGGGAGGTACACCCCATCCCTTGACAGGCCAGGAGGAAGCCCGGGCCGTGGAGAAGGAGAAACCCAAGGCTCGATCTGAGGACACAGGCCTCGATGGGGTGGCCACCCGCACCCCCGTGGAGCATGTAGCCCCAAAGTCAGAGCCACACCTGGCGTCG CCCAAGCCCACATGTATGGTGCCTCCAATGCCCCACAGCCCGGTGAGTGGAGACAGcgtggaggaagaagaggaggaagagaagaaggtgtGTCTGCCAGGCTTCACCGGCCTCGTCAACTTAGGCAACACCTGCTTCATGAACAGTGTCATTCAGTCTCTGTCCAACACGCGGGAGCTGCGGGACTTCTTCCATG ACCGCTCCTTCGAGGCTGAGATCAACTACAACAACCCGCTGGGGACTGGTGGGCGTCTGGCCATCGGCTTTGCTGTGCTGCTCCGGGCGCTGTGGAAGGGCACCCACCATGCCTTCCAGCCCTCCAAGTTGAAG GCCATCGTGGCGAGCAAGGCCAGCCAGTTCACAGGCTACGCCCAGCACGATGCCCAGGAGTTCATGGCTTTCCTGCTGGATGGGCTGCACGAGGACTTGAACCGCATTCAGAATAAGCCCTACACGGAGACTGTGGACTCAGATGGGCGGCCTGATGAG GTGGTGGCTGAGGAAGCCTGGCAGCGGCACAAGATGAGGAACGACTCTTTCATCGTGGACCTGTTTCAGGGCCAGTACAAGTCGAAGCTGGTGTGCCCCGTGTGTGCAAAG GTCTCCATCACTTTTGACCCGTTCCTGTACCTGCCAGTGCCCTTGCCCCAGAAGCAAAAGGTTCTCCCTGTCTTCTATTTCGCCCGGGAGCCCCACAGCAAGCCCATCAAG TTTCTGGTGAGCGTCAGCAAAGAGAACTCCAGTGCGAGCGAAGTGTTGGACTCCCTATCTCAGAGTGTCCATGTGAAGCCTGAGAACCTGCGTCTGGCTGAG GTGATTAAGAATCGCTTCCACCGTGTGTTCCTGCCCTCCCACTCACTGGACACCGTGTCCCCGTCCGACACACTCCTCTGCTTCGAGTTGCTGTCCCCAGAGTTGGCCAAGGAGAGGGTGGTGGTGCTAGAGGTACAACAG CGCCCCCAGGTGCCCAGCATCCCCATCTCCAAGTGTGCAGCCTGCCAGCGGAAGCAGCAGTCAGAGGACGAGAAGCTGAAGCGCTGTACCCGGTGCTACCGCGTGGGCTACTGCAACCA GCTCTGTCAGAAAACCCACTGGCCTGACCACAAGGGCCTCTGCCGCCCCGAGAACATTGGCTACCCCTTCCTGGTCAGTGTCCCCGCCTCGCGCCTCACCTACGCCCGTCTTGCTCAGCTGCTAGAGGGCTATGCCCG GTACTCTGTGAGTGTGTTCCAGCCGCCCTTCCAGCCCGGCCGCATGGCCTTGGAGTCCCAGGGCCCTGGCTGCACCACGCTACTCTCCACTAGCTCCCTGGAGGCCGGGGACAGTGACAGGGACCCCATTCAGCCACCAGAGCTCCAGTTGGTGACCCCTGTGGCTGAGGGGGACACTGGGGCCTCCCGGGCATGGGCATCCCCTGATCGGGGCCCTGTGCCCAGCACCAGCGGCATTTCTTCTGAGATGGTGGCCAGTGGGCCTGTTGAAGTTGGCGCCTTGACTGTTGGTGAGAGGGTGTCCCGGCCTGAAG CTGCTGTGCCCGGGTACCAACACCCAAGTGAAGCCCTGAGTGCCCACACTCCACAGTTCTTCATCTACAGAATTGATGCGTCCAACCGAGAGCAGCGGCTAGAGGACAAAG GAGACGTCCCACTGGACCTGGGAGACGACTGCAGCCTGGCCCTGGTCTGGCGCAACAACGAGCGCCTGCAGGAGTTCGTGCTGGTGGCCTCCAAGGAGCTGGAGTGCGCCGAGGACCCTGGGTCTGCCGGTGAGGCTGCCCGTGCCGGCCACTTCACGCTGGACCAGTGCCTCAACCTCTTCACACGGCCGGAGGTGTTGGCACCCGAGGAGGCTTG GTACTGCCCGCAGTGCAAACAGCACCGCGAGGCCTCCAAGCAGCTGCTGCTGTGGCGCCTGCCCAACGTGCTCATCGTGCAGCTCAAGCGCTTCTCCTTCCGCAGCTTCATCTGGCGTGACAAGATCAACGACCTGGTGGAGTTTCCCGTCCG GAACCTGGACCTGGGCAAGTTCTGTATCGGTCAGAAAGAGGAGCAGCTGCCCAGCTACGACCTGTACGCCGTCATCAACCACTACGGGGGCATGATCGGCGGCCACTACACCGCCTGCGCACGCCTGCCCAATGACCGCAGCAGCCAGCGCAGCGACGTGG GCTGGCGCCTGTTCGACGACAGCACGGTGACAACGGTAGACGAGAGCCAGGTGGTGACGCGTTATGCCTATGTCCTCTTCTACCGCCGGCGGAACTCTCCCGTGGAGAGGCCCCCCCGGGCAGGTCACTCTGAGCACCACCCTGATCTGGGCCCTGCAGCTGAGTCAGCTGCCAGCCAG GCTTCCCGGATTTGGCAGGAGCTGGAGGCCGAGGAGGAGCCGGTACCCGAGGGGCCTGCACCTCTGGGTCCCTGGGGGCCCCAAGACTGGGTGGGCCCCCCGCCACGTGGCCCTACCACACCAGACGAGGGCTGTCTCCGATACTTTGTTCTGGGCACCGTGGCAGCTTTGGTGGCCCTTGTGCTCAACGTGTTCTATCCTCTGGTATCCCATAGCCCTTGGAGATGA